The DNA region AATGGCTCCTCTCAAtatcaaattttctttttttgtggATGACGTATATATGGAATTGGAGGCACTTAATTAATTTGGATGAACAATAACATCATGCGAGCCCATCAACATTTGAATATTTGATAGCTATAGTTAGGGTCTTAGGGATATATCTAGAAGACTAGAAGGGTTAAATACATATGTTTCCTCTAAAATAGTGAattgttgaatttttttcatcttttagttttatttatttattttagttcctctaaaataattatttatttattttggtcCTCCGTCAACTTTTATTGTGTTTTGTTGTAGTTTAAAAATTCTCACCAATGCACAATAACCGTCAAAGCCTCTCATTTTGAATGAATACTAGAGTAACGCCCTAAAAAAGTAGTGgttaaaaatgattttaataatGTCACGTCAGCTCTGGCTTGTCACTAGATAAAGACCTTCAGAGCTCCACCCACGCCAGTATGTGATTGACACCCGGCTCGGTAATGATTTCTTTATATTCATCtaccatttttttcttaaaaaaaccTGTTGATTTGAACAAAGTTTTCACTGGTCCTAATAAAGCCTAAAGTAGCAACATGATTGCGGTTTTTGGTCGTAATTCAAGTTGATACATTTAAAAAATGCAGATGACAACTTTCTAACAAAGAAAATTGGCAAGGGAATGTTCTATTTTCAGCCCCCTACTATTTTTGTTACAAAGAGGAAAATTTCAGCCCCCCACTTTGAATGTTGttgtaataatattttaattaaagcTTAAAAAAGTGATTACTGCTGGAATGCATTCCCAAGATTATTCCCTCACCCGAATAAATATGgaaatcatatttttttcttaattagaTAATTTTCGTAGAAAGGCCCAATGGGCTTTTTTCGTCGAGTAAGCCCAATGAAATTGTTCCAGTTCCGCTCTCAGTTTCGCTTGGCTTAGCTATGGTAGAAAATATTAAACCTGTGGCACGCTGCAtaaaccctagagtttgaagcTCTCTCTTCACTGTTTGGATTTCagaggagaaagaaagagaaaactcTGAAATCGCATCAATGTCTGGTAAAGAAGACTACGATTCCGACGCCCCCGAAGAATTCACAGCTGAGCAGGTCTCTTGCTTTTTTCTTATTCCTGTTTCCATGAATAAAATCAAATTCACAAcctattatttattttgtaatcaAAATTAATACTAGAGTGCGATTGCAGGGGATACAACAAGACGAAGAGATTCAAAAgattcaaaaagaaaacaaggcCAGGTATTGCTTCAACTTTCTCTATGTGAAGACCTGTGTTTACTCTGTTTTGACATTTAGATTATTAACGATAGTTATTGGTAGTAAAAATAGTGTTTTATAAGTAACTGGTGTATTGAAAGAAACTGAGACAAAAAGTTTAGTTGATTCAACTTCTGAAAGATGAAGTTGCATGAGCATATTTATAGTTATATACACATGACTATAAAAGAAGAGTGTTCAGAATAACTAACTAAACCGTTCGAACAAAACTGTTGCGACCGTTTTTAACTAACTATAGCTCCTAGCTGATTTCACTAAGTTCCTTGAGCAACCTAAAGAAAAACTGTTGGCTTGCTCGTGTTTAATTCATTGGCTCGTACTAGCAGATAACCTAAACAAAAAGCTTGATGGTAAGATTTTCAGTGATTATAGGACAAGTAAGTTGCCATGGTGAGTGCAGTGGAATGTATGGATGGTTTAAATGTGGTGTCACACTGATAGTCTTGCTGATGGATCGGGGATTTCTATAGGTTGGTAATGAGGAGGTTCGACTGGGATTGCAGGGATCACATATGAAGTGCGATTGTACTTCATAGGTGTGACTTCAAGGCAGGTCCATTAGGGTTGATCGGCTGAGTGAAAAAGGAAGCCCCGTTCATGAAAGGCCTTTTCTTTTAGAAGATAAACACCTCTTGAGTGTGTGTGCATTAGTAAAAGATATCCCTTGACACCTTTATAACCAAGTAATGCACACTTCCTTGCTCTGAATCAAATTATATCCTGTGACTGTGAGATGCTAGGATTGATGCATAGCGTAATGCTCCAGATACTTTCAACTGGGAGGTGTCTAGTTTATTCCCAAAGAGGCTCGCAAGGCCATTTGTTGCCCAGTATCCGAGAAGTAGTCCTATTAAGTATTAATCAAGTATGCAGCATGTAACATTGCATAAGACCAAAGATACTTGGGAATACTAACTGGAACAACAATATGCCTGAGCTACACATAAGAGGTACTGATGTTTGCGTTCAAGTTCAAGTTTCCCATTTTGTTGGAGAGTTTTACTGCAGCTAGTCTTATGTATTACTCCTTTGGTTGAATACAAGCTATGTAGATGGTCAATCTGATACATTGGTGCTCCCTCTTCCATTGTTGTTTCTTACGATGACTAAAAACGTAATTGTGATGGCAGAGCTCTGGTGGAGGGCTCTAATACCATCAATGAAACTGATGAGAGAAAGTTCGAGAAAAAACTTGTGTCATTCATCTTCTCAAAGACAAAGTTACATAAGCCTTTTCAGCTCATACTTGCTAAGCTCTTTTCAGCTCACCATTTGTTAGATGAGAGTTTTCATATAACATTGTCGTAAATTTCTAAAATTATGGACCAACTGCAGAATCGCAAGGGTCAATATCAAtaatatgctaagtgctaacatTTGTCATTTGTTCAATAGTTCCAGAAATATCATTCTTCATGTCACTTTTTTATAAGCTAGGTTAACATATGGTCATGCTCTTCAGGCTTTGTTGAAGTCATTTGTAGGATTTATTTATTGACTCATGCAGAACAAACTATTTCACTGGGGCCTAATAGATTTTGCCTGGCAGGGTCGTTCGTGAAGAAAAAAAGCGTCGGAGGAAATGGGCTCAAAATATAACACCTCGACCATCCAATACTCGTGAAAAACCTCAAGATATATCAGGCACTAAGCCTCAGCAAGAACCAAATACTGCTGCGGGATTTCTTCCTGACAACATTGTCCAAATGCTTGCTGCACAAGAGAAGTATGTGACCTCTCATTTTCTCTTATCCAATTATGCATGTGATTGTTTTGACAAGTTTCTAAGTGGCCATGATTCATTCGCAGACAAGTTTTCTTATCTGACTCTGATGAGGAGAAAGATGGCGTAAAGCCTACCaattcaaagaagaagaaatcaaaGAAATCAGGGTTAGGAATTTCATCCCTTCTAATTCTATAATGAtgcatttgtgttgcttttcaTCCTGTAATCATCTATACTCCTATTGTGATTTGCAGCTTGGAACCTGttattttgagcgaaattggtCCTCCTCAATGCTTACACAGTGCCTTGGAATTCTTGAAACAGAGAAAACTTTCAGTTCACAGATCGTCTTCTGTTTTGAACAATTCCAACCGAGCATTGCGTCTACTCTCTAGTTCAGGAGTGTTACGCCAGAAGTAAAGATTTTCATTATTTATATAGATATTATTTGCCAAGAAAGTGAGGTGTTCGTTAGTGTTGCAATACTTATTTCAACTTGTCAGATGCTACTGTTGGTCTCTACTGGACTGAATTGTAACTTAAAGATATTCTGAATGTATCCACTTGTGTTTTTGCCTTATAGAACTCCCTCTCCATactttgaattattttttggaTAAATGGAATTGCATTCCAAGTTTTGTAATTTCATATTCATTATGCTAATGGAAAATAACATTAAAGTGATTCAGCAACAAATCAATAGTCAATATGGCCATACGGCTCGCGTTGGAATACACTAGTTTGATTGCCTACATTTAAGGTGAAGTAAAAACATCATCTTGTTGGAGCCACTTCTGCTCATAGGCTGAATCTGTATTGTCTTCTGAGCTGTGCCGGAGAGCTTCAAAAGCGCTTTTGATTCTGTAAATAGACTTGTGGTGGCGTATGCGTTGGAGCACAACTTGTTTGTCCAAAGTTTGAGATGAAGCTTTGGGTGACAGGGATGACTTCAACTGTAGTTGGCTAGAGATTGCATCAACTCTTGTAGAGTCCTTATCCTTCAGGTGATCAAGGCTTGTGGTTTTCTCGGTCATGAAAGCCATTTTTCTCTGTTTCTGTTTGAGTCTAAACGCTAGTGTTGAAAACGGTAGTGGGGAGTTCTAATATTTATATAGCTACATCACTATCCTCTCTGGTTTGTTCAAAATACGTGAGCTCACCTGTTTTATCTATAATAGTAGGATAGCAACTGGTTTTCACTTTCAGGGTACCCTTATTTATTTCTATAAACCTGTTGTTTTTCTCAAACAAGGGCTACTTTTATAAATAACGTGGAACAGACAAAAAGGTTGTGTGCGGGTTTGTGATTCAGTGCATCTACCATGAAGGCATGAAATGAAACCACCAAAGTGATTCAGTTGGCTGTCTAGCCTGACGTCAAACAATTGATTTTGCCGCTTTCTACAATAATGctacttttttatttaatcatatataaaaataattgtgACAAAAACCTCAAACAATCAAAAAGATATTTCAACACACATAAAAAAGATGATAAGCACGTGAATTTTACTCTGCTACTCCTACCCTATTGAAATGCTAACAGTGTCACTATAATCAGGGgcaaaaagaagagagagaaggaagtAGATTGCACCACTCAATCTAAATTTGAAGATATGCGTGATAAACTATGACTCGTGGATGGAGACAAATTTGCAGAAACAATGGGCTGTGGAAGTTGTTTTCGTTTTTCAAGTAAACAGGGGCCTCCTTAGATCTCTCGATGTCCTTCTCACTTGACACTTTTCAAATTACGGTAATAAACCGTGTGATAAGATGCTTgaataattttttgaattttcaattGTTTGGTCTCATTTCACGGGAGTTTTCACTTGTTTTGCTCAGTAAACTCACGTGTAAATTTTGTCATCATCgctttcatttttaatattcgACAAGTGAAGTTTtattaaaaaagttattttcaaaaaaaagaaacaattcTTTCATGTCCTAATCATGTGAAAATTTTCACATGAAAGAATTTATGCCTAAACATGTGTATATAAAATCTGCAAACGAAATAGTTGCAAAATTATTACTATAATAACAGGGTTTGTATGAATGGGGGGTATCTATTtcatttgtattttaatttggTATGAACAATAACATCATGCGAGCCCATCAACATTTGAATATTTGATAGCCAGAGTTAGGGGTGGACCATTATGGATTTGGGCCGGGCGGCTGAGTCTTAAATTTTTGGGTCTAGAGAAGTTTGTGAGAAGTTTATGCCACGTTTGACATTCACGACTTTTAAAGTGTTAACGCGGCATTCTTCTAATTATATATCATATAACATATTTCATTTGCCATTTAACTTTCTTCTCTTGTTATCTTTGAAGCGATCTACACTCATTTGGTACACATCAATCTTcttaaaaacaaattacaagttAGAAATGAAAGAAATTAACAGAGAGAAATTATGAAAATAGGTGTGTATCAAATTGAATGATTATATTGAATTGAGATATAGATTCTTGCCCAAGTTTCTTTACACAAAATCACACCTTTCCTCACACGCAAACCCTTCAACCTTTCATTAGATCATCACCATATCATAAAGTAAACAGAAACAAGTGAAACTGAGAGAATAATGTCATAATTCACAATCCCGGTCCAAATCCAAAACATATACAAATAGTTAGATATCATTCAGGACGTTCCTCTGCACCACATGCACAAAATTTAACCAATATTCAATCAACATGTTAGGCACACTTGCAGCAATTCGAACATTAATTTCAGGAAGCAGCACAGCAGTTTATATTGTCTTGTCTTGTTGTCCCCTGCAGTATGTACAATTGGAAGCAAAACGAAGCAATCAAAAGCACCAACCCCTGTGTGTTAAGTGTTACAATCTTCTCGACCCCATTTTCTTCAACGAAGAAACTCTTGGGAACTCAGCACTCAGCCGTGGCTGGTAGTTGTGCTGCGGCGGTTGCTGCCCAGGTGGCAAACTCTCCGACACCTTCCACACCTTCACCGACTTGTCCAAACTCCCACTATACAATATCCACCGTCGCTCATTACACATCGCCTCCGGATCCTTCTCCGCCGCCAGACACTTCACCGGCCCACTATGCCCCGACAGCACCGTGATACACGCATGCTCGTTGCTCAACGCCGACCTCTTCCACACGCAGATAGCCATGTCAGCAGAACCGCTGAACACCAAACTCCCCGCCGTCGCAAGACACAAAACCGCCAGCTTGTGCCCCCTCAACACCCCGCCGTGCTCGTAACTCGTCTCCTTCACCCAGAAATTCAACAGCCCGTCGGAGGATCCACAATACAAAACGTCCCCGTCGCTGTTTATAGCCAACGCTGTCACCGCGCACTCTTGCTTCAACAGCGTCTGTGAGAAGAAATGCTTTGTCCCCTTCCCCTGCACCTCCCGCCGCCATATCTTCACCGAGCCGTCCGCCGACCCGGTGAAAACCAGCCCGTCGGACGCCACCACCAACGCGTTAACCGCATCATCATGAGCAGTTACAGATTCCAAACACTTGAAATTCGAAGCTCGCCACACCTTGAATGTCTTATCCCACGAAGCAGAGTAAATCAGAGAATGATCCTCTGTTAAACTAAGACATGAAATCGCATCGTAGTGCTTGATCCAAAGCACATTGCGATGCCTTCTCACCTCAACGTAATTGCTTGGTTTCATTGAGCATTTGATGAAGTTTCTCAGCGTTGGCAATGTGGCAACACGCTTGTGATTCTGCTCGTTTTTTCCAGAGACTTTCCAGACTCGGATTCTTCCATCTTGGTGTCCTGTCAAAATCTTCTCTCCTGCAATGACAATGGCTTTCACCAAGCCACTGTTGGATTTAAACCCCGCGAACTCCTTCTGATTCTTCCAGACACGAATGTTCTTGCTGTCGGAGCCGGTGTAAAGAAGGTCCTTCGTGGCGGCGAGGGAGTATACATGGCCTTCTTCACGGATGAGGGACCCCACCAGGGCTTCGTTGTTGTTGGAGGTGGAGCTTTCCTCGTTCATGTGAGAGGACCATGGAGATTTGGATAATGGGGAGAGGGCTGTATCGTAAGGGGAATTGTCTGCAACCATTTGAGGATCCAAATGCGGTGCGTCGATTCTGACGGGGCTGTTTTTTCTTGGGTGGTTGTCGGAGTTGTAACCGTCGAATTCGTCGGCCGGGCCGCCGTCCTTTTTTAACTTGCCGAACCTTCTTCCGTGGACGCTACCTTCGTCTAAAAATATGCGTCCTTTTCTAGATGACATTGtttgtaattaattaattgtgtcaatattaataatattcctTTCTTGCACTCATCAACAAAAgaatgtatgtatgtatgtgtaTGATTGATAAAAGGGAGAAAGAAGGGGAAAAGAGGGAATTTGAGAAGCCGAAAGGTTGTTACTTGTAATTGAATGGAGATGAAAAGGTAAAGGTTTTTAATGTTTGTTTTAAGATGGAGTGAGGGAAGATAATAAGGTTGAGGATGCAATTTCAATGTTTAGGGAGGATTGGCAAATGACAGAATCTGAATGTCTTGTCATGCCAAACTGCCAAACATTGTTGGACTTGGAGGGAGCTAGCTAGAGAAAGGTTTGTTTGGTTTGGAATGACAGGGTCTTTTGATTTTGGCATGCACTAACCATTCTACGTGGCGTGGTGTGTCCAATCGTGTTATGCCACGTCCCCTGTTTGATGATGCTAAACCAAGTAATCATGCAATTTTAGATGTTGAATGGTTGAGCGGAATGGTTTGAACCGTAAAACCTCATTTGATTTGGTCAATTCACTATATTTGGGACTGCTTTTTCTTTCTCCAgctaaaaaaggaagaaaagaaactcGTCCTTTTTCTCGGTTTTTCTTTCTGGAAGTATAATCTGGAAATTAGTAACTGGTGAGGTGATGGTAAAGGGAAACATGTCATATTTGAGCTGGGACATATCGGTAGTTTTTTCGTATTGCTCATAGGGAATCTGGCACAGTCTTTTTAacgttttatttttaatttaatttttttattggttgAAATTATGTAACATTAATTGAATTATATGGAtttcattataaatttaatGAATCTAATTTGTAGAACTCGTATAAATAACAATAATCTCACTTTTGAATCTCCTTGATTCCAGTCTTAGACAATCAGCTGCATCCACTGAGTCTAAACTCTTAAGTGTTTTACCTTAAAAAGTTAAAATGGAAGAAGCTGAGTTCCACCTTGCTGAGTTCAAGACTGGGGTAGAGAGAATTGGAGAAGCTATAACACGAGTATTTTGTTAGTTTATAGATCAGCTCGGGATAAGGCTGGATGCCTGGATCTTGCACTGAATTTTTCTGTTCAATATGATGAAATCCTCAACTCATCAGATCGTGCTTTGTAATTTTGTGAAgcagtcaattgatgaagcaaTTACTGAGAGGGTGAAGAAGAGTGATACAAGGACAATACATTGATGAGCTATGATTCATTCACATCTCCACTTCATtttcacttcacttttcatctatttctctcttttttctcaatcatattattataaattgcatctcatattttctctcacttttcttcttatctttcTCCTCCCTTCACCTATTTTCCACTTAAAATAAGGTGTGAATGTAATTATATTCTACCATGAGAAATGCTCAACTCCTCATTCTTTAAGGCTATACCTTGAAGGTTTTGAATTACACTCGTTCAAGGGGCAAGGTAAGACGATTCAACTACCAGCAGTTATGAGCCTAATTCTCATCAAAACTCTTATAATTTGAtcattcatttcattttttattaagtatgtttatgttacttttaaaaggaaaattttaactgcacttttggtccctctcTTTGTTCAATTATGCGATTTTGGTCTTCCACAAAATTCATTAGCATTTACCTTCCCCAATGTTAACTGTTGTTTGTAGTTTTGGTTTTTTGTCAGCAGTTTGTGAGAAAACGAACACTTTTATCTGAAGCAAATGACATCACAAATGGACTCCAACAACAAGGACGGTGTACTGAGATCATAAGATCATTCTTTCTTGGTGGTTGAGCAATTAACTTTTCTCCCACGCTTTCATGGGTTATTAGTTGTGGAGTAGGGAATATTTTATCGATCTCTATAGACAATGTACATCAATATTTATGAAGTGAACCATAATGACCAAGTTTAGAACATTGAATAGAGAATTATAAACTCACCATTTTTAATTCTAACCTCCTTCCCGCTTAACTTCCCTTCGCCTAGCCTATATGTACATCAGAACTAAAACTCTCGAGTACTTTAAATGATAGGTCGCCCTGAAGAATGAGGTTGAGTCGTCTAATGATGAGATCTCTCATTTTAATTCACAAACCCTCAACACACCAAACCTTTAGCCTTAAGGTGAAGTATATCTTTTTAAAGCGCATCAACTTACTCTCCTCAAACATCATCCAACTGGTTAAATTTCAAAAGTTTTagaaattaaaatacaaatacAACTTCATCCTTCATAGCAATAGGCTAAACTCGATCGACATAGTTAGATGtacaaaaaactaaaaaatagtACCTCTTGTTTTTTGTTTATTGAGGTAAAAAATAGTAGCCTTGTCATTAACTCTAAAAAAAAATGGTCCATTACATAAAAAAGAATGGAAGGAAGTTGTtgaaaacagaaagaagaaaaaaaactggTGACAAAGCCCGATCCGGTGGAATCAAATTCCACACTGCAGCATGCTACTGATGATTGGTCGTAGTACCACACAGTAGTACTAGTAGTGGGCTAGTGGCTTTATCCCATCACGTTAGCTCGTGGATGTTATTCATCCAATTCCATCCCTACCTCCTCCACCCTCACACTCACACCAACCATCTTCGACCCCACCACATGGCACTAAAAGCACCATAAAAGATTCCATAATCCTTTGCTTTTTCACCCTTTTCCTCTCTTcttccccaccaccaccaccaccaccacctaaaATAACACAGACTAAATTACgttttctttttcccttcctTTCTTCATTCTCACTCACACTCCTTTCATTCCTTCCCTCCCTTCACTCCCTCCAACTCCAACCTATTATTCTTTCCACCAAACTGTTTTCATTGTTTTTTCTATTATTCCTATTCAACCTTCACATTAGGGCGAGTTTCTCGTTTCAACCATGTCTCCGACGCCGGAATATTCATTCGCCGTCGAGTACGACGGTCCACCGTTAGGCTACAATCTCCCCCGTGCAGTCCCCATAAGCGTCGACAACATTCCGGTAGCTTCCGTGGTTTCTCAGGTTTCTTCCTCCGACACTCTCTCTTTACCGGTTGTGCAGCCACTCCTACcaccacaacaacaacatcacaATCACAATCTCCATCGTCATCACCATCCTGTGAATGTGAAGGAGGTTAGAACACTCGACTCCGAACCTAGGGTTTCCAAGGAGCTCCAATTAGCTTCTGAGATTACGGTTTCGCCGACTTCCGTTATCGCCTTCGAGCACCGGACTTCGCAGAGCAATGTTTGTGAGCTTTCCGGTGAATTGAGCAGCTCCGGCGCGTTTGAGTTTTCGAACGGGAATGACGGTGAGTTTTCCGATTTGGGAGGTAGTTCTAGGGTTCCGGAGGAGTCGGTGGGAGGTGGAACTGGAAGCTCTAGAACTGCGGAGTTtagtgattctagggttttgaaagagGATGGAAACGAGAGTTTGGATTTCAATGAGTCGAATCGGCAAGATTGGGCGTCTAATGAGTCTGTGCTGAGTTTGGAGTATCCGTCGACTCGGGTTTCTTCTTTGAAGGGTGAGGAATTTGATGCTCGACGCACCGTTGCTGTTACTTTCAATGtggatgattctgatgatgcttctgagGAGGAGTTTGATGTGGAGGAAAATGTAACTAGACCGGTTAGAAGGGAGCCTCTGACCAAGGGAAAGAAAGGGTCATGCTATAGATGCTTCAAGGGGAACAGGTTCACTGATAAGGAGGTTTGTCTGGTTTGTGATGCCAAGTATTGCAGTAATTGTGTGCTTAGAGCTATGGGGTCGATGCCGGAGGGTCGCAAATGTGTTACTTGCATAGGGTTTCCAATAGACGAGTCAAAGCGAGGGAATTTGGGGAAAAGCTCCCGGATGCTCAAGCGTTTGCTTAATGACTTGGAGGTTCGGCAGATAATGAAGGCGGAGAGGTTTTGTGAAGCAAATCAGCTTCCACCTGAATACATTTGTGTGAATGGGAATCCGCTTTCTTATGAGGAACTGGTTACCTTGCAGAACTGTCCAAACCCTCCAAAGAAGCTTAAGCCAGGAAACTATTGGTATGATAAGGTGTCTGGTTTCTGGGGGAAGGTATTTATTTATCTATCTGTTTGTTTTTACACTATGCATTTGTGATTTCTGTGCTGCTTGATTTCTAAGTTCTAAGTATCTATATGGATTCTGGTTGGTTTGTGATTTCACAGGAAGGAGAGAAGCCTTCCAGTATTATTAGTCCCCATTTGAATGTTGGAGGGCCCATTCTACCGGATGCTAGTGATGGAAACACTCAGGTTTTCATTAATGGCCGGGAGATAACAAAAGTAGAGCTTCGGATGTTGCAGGTTGAGAATTCGATATATGTTCAAACAATTTTGAAAGGCTCCTTGTTAATAACCATATCTTGTTCATTGTAAAACAAAATTGTTAACAGATTGTGTTTTGGTTGCACAGTTGGCAGGAGTTCAATGTGCTGGCAACCCACATTTTTGGGTTCATGAGGATGGTTCCTACCAAGAAGAGGGACAGAAGAATACAAGAGGGTATTTATGGGGCAAGGTAACCTATTTATTTCTTTTGGGGCATAATTATATCTTATTTCTTCTGGAATGCATAATGTTAGGCTGGAACGTAGCTTGTATCTCTTACACACTCTTTTTATTTCACTTGTTAGGCTGGAACGAAGCTTGTATGTGCTTTCTTGTCCCTCCCAGTTCCTTCTAAATCTTCAAATGCTGTTGGAGAACAATACTCCAACCTGGCTAGCAGAACAATTCCTAACTACCTCGAGCATGGAATAGTTCAGAAGCTTCTCTTGGTTGGTTGCAGTGGATCTGGAACGAGCACTATTTTTAAGCAGGTGATTTTTCTTTGGAATTGAGTCTGGGAATCAAGTCAAACTTAATACCCTACTTTCTTTTAGTTATTGGACAAAATATGGTATCTAAGCATGTGTTACGGGATTTGCTGTTTTTTAATTCACTTAGAAAACCGAAAGAAACTTCTGAGAGTTTTCGAACTCTATCGTCAGTCATAATATATTGTTAACAATGTCAATCCTGCAAAGTTTGCTTCTTATGTTAATTTGATACGCAAGTAAGACACTCTCTTTTGTCTCATTAGGTATTTACTAATATAGAAAGGCTGATTTCGATGGTAAATGACAGCTGAATTCGTAGTTGGACATAGAACCTGATAATACATGCCTACTTGATCAATCTTGAAATAAAATGTTGACAGCTTGCATCCTCAAAACAGAAACCAAACCCGTTGCATAGTTGCTGGTAATCAATTTATTTATGGAATTGCAAATATTTATGGCAGGCCAAAATTCTTTACAAAAGCATCCCCTTCTCAGAGGAGGAGCGTGAAAATATTAAGTTAACCATCCAGAGCAATGTTTATGCCTACCTTGGCATACTCCTTGAGGGACGTGAGCATTTTGAAGATGAAAGCTTGGCAGATTTGAAGAAAAGGAAATCCTCTGAGCTTGATACCACTGGTAGGGTGCATTTTCTCCCTCTTTCGCACTTCTTCctctgatttttttatttaattaaagttTGACTCTTTAGTTCCTTTTAAAGCATCATTCATGTCATGTCAGTCCAAATGGTTTGCAGCATGCTAACATGTTTGTTTAAGGTATCAATTGCTGTATCATAGTTCTTTTTTGACCTCCTTACCTTAGTAAGTAGTGCCATACAACCTACCAGTTCAGAGTGCTTTGATAATAAAATAGCTGCATCTTATCTTATGCCTGCCAAGTGTCAACTGTGGACCGAGTGTTAAGAGTAAACTTGTTAAGGAGAACTTCTCATTGAAATCTTCTTACAAAATAATGCTGATCTGTGAATGTCTTCTCCTAAATTTCTAATGATTCGGAATACTACTATTTTTCTTTATCATTGTGGACCATGTGATGGCCATAGTAGTTTTGTTCCATTTTAGAAGTGTTGGTGTGTTGAAAATATTAGATGCCATTCAAATTAGTCTGTCTAACTTGTACATTAATTTGGATTGCATATTCTGTTATGTTTATGTTTGAATCATTATAGTTGGTTTTGAAGTTGGATCTCCAAGAAGCTAACAACTACTAATACTAACAACCAAGACTATACTCTAAtactccaagaaaaattcttaAACAAATACACTGATCTAAAATTTTCTGTTACAATTATGGTTTTCTACAGGAACCAGTGCAAAACTTGATGACAAGACAGTATATTCCATTGGTGCAAGGCTCAAAGCATTCTCTGATTGGTTGCTGAAAACTATGGTATCAGGCAAACTTGATGCTATCTTTCCAGCTGCTACTCGTGAATATGCACCACTGATTGAGGAGTTGTGGAACGATGCAGCCATTAAGGCCACATATGGAAGAAGAGGTGAATT from Lotus japonicus ecotype B-129 chromosome 2, LjGifu_v1.2 includes:
- the LOC130740790 gene encoding uncharacterized protein LOC130740790, whose amino-acid sequence is MSGKEDYDSDAPEEFTAEQGIQQDEEIQKIQKENKARVVREEKKRRRKWAQNITPRPSNTREKPQDISGTKPQQEPNTAAGFLPDNIVQMLAAQEKQVFLSDSDEEKDGVKPTNSKKKKSKKSGLEPVILSEIGPPQCLHSALEFLKQRKLSVHRSSSVLNNSNRALRLLSSSGVLRQK
- the LOC130740789 gene encoding protein JINGUBANG-like, whose translation is MSSRKGRIFLDEGSVHGRRFGKLKKDGGPADEFDGYNSDNHPRKNSPVRIDAPHLDPQMVADNSPYDTALSPLSKSPWSSHMNEESSTSNNNEALVGSLIREEGHVYSLAATKDLLYTGSDSKNIRVWKNQKEFAGFKSNSGLVKAIVIAGEKILTGHQDGRIRVWKVSGKNEQNHKRVATLPTLRNFIKCSMKPSNYVEVRRHRNVLWIKHYDAISCLSLTEDHSLIYSASWDKTFKVWRASNFKCLESVTAHDDAVNALVVASDGLVFTGSADGSVKIWRREVQGKGTKHFFSQTLLKQECAVTALAINSDGDVLYCGSSDGLLNFWVKETSYEHGGVLRGHKLAVLCLATAGSLVFSGSADMAICVWKRSALSNEHACITVLSGHSGPVKCLAAEKDPEAMCNERRWILYSGSLDKSVKVWKVSESLPPGQQPPQHNYQPRLSAEFPRVSSLKKMGSRRL
- the LOC130740791 gene encoding extra-large guanine nucleotide-binding protein 1-like encodes the protein MSPTPEYSFAVEYDGPPLGYNLPRAVPISVDNIPVASVVSQVSSSDTLSLPVVQPLLPPQQQHHNHNLHRHHHPVNVKEVRTLDSEPRVSKELQLASEITVSPTSVIAFEHRTSQSNVCELSGELSSSGAFEFSNGNDGEFSDLGGSSRVPEESVGGGTGSSRTAEFSDSRVLKEDGNESLDFNESNRQDWASNESVLSLEYPSTRVSSLKGEEFDARRTVAVTFNVDDSDDASEEEFDVEENVTRPVRREPLTKGKKGSCYRCFKGNRFTDKEVCLVCDAKYCSNCVLRAMGSMPEGRKCVTCIGFPIDESKRGNLGKSSRMLKRLLNDLEVRQIMKAERFCEANQLPPEYICVNGNPLSYEELVTLQNCPNPPKKLKPGNYWYDKVSGFWGKEGEKPSSIISPHLNVGGPILPDASDGNTQVFINGREITKVELRMLQLAGVQCAGNPHFWVHEDGSYQEEGQKNTRGYLWGKAGTKLVCAFLSLPVPSKSSNAVGEQYSNLASRTIPNYLEHGIVQKLLLVGCSGSGTSTIFKQAKILYKSIPFSEEERENIKLTIQSNVYAYLGILLEGREHFEDESLADLKKRKSSELDTTGTSAKLDDKTVYSIGARLKAFSDWLLKTMVSGKLDAIFPAATREYAPLIEELWNDAAIKATYGRRGELEMLPSIGSYFLERAVKILRTDYEPSDLDILYAEGVTSSNGLASMEFSFPQSAHEETVDTADQQGSLFRYQLIRVHARGLGENCKWLEMFEDVEMVIFCVSLSDYDQFSVDGNGCLTNKMILSRKFFETIVTHPTFEQMDFLLILNKFDQFEEKIEQVPLTTCDWFSDFHPIISRNRTNSHSNSINSNPSLGQLASHYIAVKFKRLYSSLTGRKLYVSPVKGLVPDSVDGALRYAKEILKWNEERPNFSLSENSMYSTEASSFSP